The sequence TAAACGACAAGGAGAGAAAACGTCTGCATGGCACAGCACTCAAAAGGGTCACTCGCCCCCTTCTGCCATTTTAATTTTCAGCCCACGGTGCGTCGTGCCCAAGTTAACAGAATGCGTCAGCAGACGACGTCACACCCCCTGCTCCTCAGCAGCACTTCACAGCGCCGTGGAGGTCAAGACGGCGCCCAGAGGGGTCTGTGATggcccagcagacccccgagtCTAACCCAAGTGAGACAGACAGTGGCATCGGCTCATGTTGCTGCTTCTCATGGAGGGTCCCTGACTAGTTGGATGGTCTGATTCCAAAGTTCAAATCTATGCTGGCCTGCAGCCCACCACAGAGGGCAAGTGTTGTGTTAGCCGATGAGCCCACTTCTGTTCACTCTGCTGACTCACGATGGCTCTAATGCCATCATTGCCAGTTCAAATGCCGCTAGGGTTGCCAACGCTGGACTAACGTATCAAAACCATCCATGAGAGTCTCCTATTCCTCGGGTTATACAATCCACAAGTCAAGTCCTTCAGTTGTAGACCCCTGGCATACAAACACTTGTTTTAACACCTCCAGAGAATGACAGGAGCCCACTAACAGGAAGCCCCCCTCACAGGGCATTGTGCTTTTGAATCGAAGACCCGCCTCTCctgctcattcattggtcaagagtcctgtcttgaCATTCTGGTGGTCTTAGTGCTGCCTGAGGAAGTTTGGGGATCAGCTTTTATCTGCAGGTCATAAGGCCCCCCGACAGCCACCCAGAGTGCCCACTGCCCGCTCGTCCCATTAATGCCTTGAGTTGTACCTGCCACTCTCCTACTGGGAGATAAGGATTCCAAGAGACGGTGGGCGCTGTGGACCGCATCTTGAATTACAAAACCTAATCTGCTCATTGGCATGGAAGTCAAATAGCAAAGTAGGCACCATGGCTGGTGTGCCAGGCAGTCAAAACAAGAGTGGCACGACTCCTGTGGTCTACTTGCACATGACTGCACTTTAAAGATGACGGGTCAACAGTCCCGGATATTAAAGGGGGCATCTGAGATATGAGGGGGcaacaaaaaataactttatacCCAACGGCCTTCGGGGGCCAAGCCCAGCTAAATGCCCCTCTGAGCCAGGCCCGCATGTCCCACATTGCACCTACGACTCAGCGCTGGGGGTCCTTCACACCTGACTGAATAAATCGGTAAGCCCCTCGACAAGTTACCTATGTGTCACCGTCGCCGTGTCACGGAGTCGACGGCGTCTTCATCAGAGGCTGCTGTCATGGAGGGGTAGAGAGGAGAAGGCAGAGGGTCGTGCCACACGGAGGGTCTCACCTGCTGATAGATGTCACGCTCTGTTGTGTTTCGGCCGCAGTTTTCTTTCCACTCAAGGCAGCAGGAATCGGGAACAGAGCCGTTGTTCCTCCAGCCAGGGCTGGCAAACCAGTCGGTGTAATTGTCGGCTCCGCAGCAGTGAAACTGAATCAGACAGCAAGTGAGGATGAGGAGGGACGTCAGAGGAGGTCTCACAAGTCTGAAGAGAAGCAACTTACCTTAAACTGAATGTCGTCTATCAGGTCCCACAGGCTGGCGCTATATTCCCGAATGACTTGGCGCGCCTGCTTTCTGAGCTTCTGCTCCACCTGTAAGAGAAAAGGCAGAGAGGCACGAGATTGACAGCGCAGACAGCCAATGAGGCGTGCCAGACGATGGGCGTGTCCTGAGCGCACTGACCTTCGAGCGGAGCGCGTAGAGCACAATGCCAGCCAGCAGCTCCACGACGAGCACCAGGATCAGAAGGGCTGTGAACTGCAAGGAGACAAAGTCGACGACATGAGAAGATTTCCGACCTGGCAGCAATGCCCACAACAGAGGAATAAACTGCAGATGGGCACCGGCCCACCAGGGGGCACACTCTCGCCAAGTCAGTTTAGAGTttcactcacacaaacacacacaatggaGGAGAGAAACCCGACTAGACTGTGGTTGACGGGAAAAGGATACAGCAAACCCAGGGTCCTGGTACTGCCAGGCAGCGTCACTAACCACTGGGCCACCGTGtcacacaattttatttaaatatccaTACAATacagaaaaagggaaagaaaaagaaacacaaagttcTGACTTGGGCGCCCATGTAGAGATTCCtcctattttcattttgtttagaaaaatgtgTGGGGAGCGGAGGGGAACGCAAAGAAATGTTCACGTTGTGCCCCTCAGCCGCGTCTGCTCTGTCCGCACTCTGCACTGCCCAATCTGATGCCCAGAGACGGCCCTGGACGACAGCCCTGCGAGCAACTCAAAGCGAATGGccaattatattgttttatatccttttctCTTACTCGGCCTAAACGTTTACGATCTGCACAGTCCAAGAATAacaacgatgatgatgatgatgatgatgatgaagccaataataataagaagaactCAAACTGCAGCATAAAGGCGACAaacatggcaaaataaaatgaaacgatCAACACGGCAGCAGGACTGCAGCTCTTGAGTGATTTGCTAAAAGCTAATTTAACCCAAAGTGCGATCGTCTCCCAAAGGGATTCAAATTTGTGTTAAAACTTCGCAAATGTCGCCCTCTGGTGCTCACCACCATTTGTGAGACTCACTCTGGGCGTGTTTTTATTGGTTGAtagattgcattatttgcatacatgAGCATACGgtaaataggaattgtgggtaaggattatctatttaaagataatcattatattcTCAGTTTCTCTGAATGTTGTCTTTATATTAAGTTTTCGATTTATTGTCTTAATTTAAatgacatctacagtatatgtgatgATAATCtcttagttaaaaaaatatataaaatgtcacCATCAAGAAAAGGCCCACGTTTAGCAGGTGGTTTGAAAAGAGAACTATAGACCACATCACATAGTTTTAATAACGGCTGGTCTTTCTTTAATCTTCTTCAGAGAAATGTTAAAAGCTATGAAGACCGCCTACTAACAGCCCAATTCATACTTATTTTCCGAGATAAAAGACCGTATTTTGTGAACAGACGTTGCTGTAACTCGGCATTCTCAAATTGTGAATTGGAGGTCCTAACTACTTTGCTGTCCCCAATCCTGTCTCCAGGTCTCAATGTCCAGGTCTGACGGTGACGTTTCCCCTCCAAACAAAAGGGGGTAGCAGGGTGCCATTTACACCTTTGCCTAAGGTAGGCTCTGGCTGCTGGGCTATAGACCCCCAGCTCCCCCGAGATCTAAATCCAGATGAGCACAGTTCAAAGGGTCTCCATCACTCCCCACTTTTGCCCACATGGCACTCACCCACTGCAGCACATGCACTTCCTTTTTCCATGTCCCAAAGCATCCCAGGAAGCTGATGATGGCGACGACCAGGCCAACCACAATGAGCACGATGGCGGCATGGGACAGTCCGCTGCCGGTGAAGTCCGTGTAATGACCGTAGGACACATGAGAGACGGCCCCGATGACAATCAGAGCGACTCCCGAGGCCTGCAGGCAAGAACAGATCAGTTAGCAAGCAGTCAGGTGGGCAGAGATGGGCACCACGCCATCCCCACGCTGCCCGCCATTGTGAGATGAGCACGGGGTGAATTGTTTTCACCGTTGAATCCACTTCATTGGCTTTAGTGGGGTTGATGCGGGCCAAGCAGTGCCAGCTTGTGTGATTACTGAGTTATGACTGGCAGCTGGCAGCAGCACAGCAATTAAAGGGCACCGTCTGAGGGAggttttggagaaaaaaaggggGCGGGTTTGAGCAATagaggaaaaagaacagaagaaggaAAGGAGCAAAACAGAAATGGTCACTGAGATTGGAGGGGTAAACGAGAAGGACGAGTCGGGCAGCAGCCACACTGCTGGTAAGTTTATGGGGGGCCGGATGGGGTGGGCTACAGTTAGGGGGAGAGGGCACAGCGCCACTAGAGGTGGCAGCTCCGGGTCTGTGGGTACCGGTTGAGGTGGCAGATCAGAAGGGGGCGCATGTGTGGGATGCCTGTGGGTCCTGACAAGAACAGAGAACGAGAGAGCGGGCACTGCTCTGGATGTGACCTTCGCCATTGGGATTTTAGCGCGAATTTAGATTTCATGTTGGGTCATTCTGGCACTCATAGTTTTGTGGCACCATTACGGGTTATTCATTGCATTATTTATTGAACTGGTTTTTTGTTGCACTCACTCTATGgaatgcaatttaattttgaataaacTGCCAACTTATTTTTGACAGGCAAGTCTCTCTGGTTTACCCTGTGAAACAGGTAGTGCCAAGGCTGAGGGCACACAGGGTATCACTTCCCCCAAGCCAAACACAGCATGTGCACCTTCAGATCTGTGCCCTGTGACTGGTGCCCACTTTACAAGAGACAAAGGCAACCCCAGGATGTCAGGGGGCAGCGTATCAGGAGACCTCCAAGACATAGGGAACCCCACTAGTAGCCGGAGGTTGGAGTGGTCCTGCACATCACTGTGTGCAAACACAGGAGACACTGGGAAGAAGGATGTCCCTCATAAACCGTCAGGGTCACCAGGGCAGGGCCGAGTGAGAAATGCtccccccaggacactagagggcaggcaGCTCTATAAGAATTAGGAGTACCAGACCCTCCGCACTGAACTGGGAGACCAGAGAGCTCAAGTCTGGGATCTCTGAGGCCCACAGCCTCCACCCTGGAGGTCCAAGTACCAGGAGACACCTTCATGGACAGTCATTATCTGAGCCAGATAAGCCCTCCAAAATCACAATGTAACTGGGCAGAGCTTtgaaggtctgcagctggactctacTGGCATTCATTGATGTCAGCTCCACCTACTGGGACCTCCTATGGGGGGGCAACTCCACCTACTGAGACCTCCCACTGGAGTGAACTCCACCCACTTGGAGCTCGAAGGTGGAGGCTCTGGGCTGCAGAGATATTTACTTGGTGATGGTGAGCAGGAGGCTATGGGACCAGCTGGCCACTAGGGAGCCCTTGATCTCAGTCATGTATGGGGTCATTATGTCCTGGCAACCTGGACATGGCACTTTGGAGCACAAATACCAGGGGCATTTACAGGGCTGTCACCCTGTAGGGAAGTTGGGTGAACCCAACCCAGGAAGTGCTTTAGGGGCTTGGCTGGACATGACCACAATTGGGGGGTTAAGCCCACCTTGAACCAGAGCTACACCTGAGTCAAGAATTGGGTATCAAGATGGAGATCAGGATCAACAGCGAGGGGGAACACAACATGAAAAGGGAAAGACAACAAGGGGGCAGGAGGGGGCACTCTCAAAGTGGGTGGTGCCCATTAGGCCCAGTAGGAGAAAGCAGTGCCACCCCCAAAAAATGGAGGCCACAAAGATGAAAACAGAAGCTCACTAACAAACCACTACTCTGCTGCCcatctgttggggtgcccacccCTAAAGTAAGATTGAGTGCTTTCCTGTCACACCACCCGCGTCACTGCTGAATCCATTTGTCACTCTTTCAGCTTATTGTCTAATATTCCAAGTTGGTTTATAAACAGATTTAATCTAGAATTtgttatgaaaggcgctatatgaacgCATTTCTCATCCTCTTCCTCATCTGGGAATAAAATGTGCAGTATGTGAAACAAATCGGGATCGAGGGTACGAGTGAGACACAACTAAGAAACAGTTAACCCTGGAGCCCCTGACAAGCCGTACCCAGACGTTGGCTGCCAGTCCACTTCCTAAGATCAGGCCAGTTAGTCATGCCAGCCTCCTTCATCCCGGTCCACCTTGCCAGTCctgctcttctgtttgtgagcCCACAAGCCCCAGGTAATGACCTGCTGCTCTTCTCCAAAAACCCTTGGAGGTCTCCAAGTCTCTCTTCAGACACCcatcattttatatagcgcctttcacttagCAATTTTGAATTTCACTTGAAATGTGGCCTTGTTAGTTTGTGCCAAAGAGTATTTAATGATGAGCTTCATTGTATAAAGCGCCTTGAAACAGCAAACACCAGCGTATGGCTCTATGAGAACAGCAAATATGTGAAACTCTCAAGGAGTCAAACTGGAGACTTGATGGTGCCGTGGCGAACTCTAGTCAATGCCAATGAAGCCGTAGGAAGGCCCTGGCATGAAGCAGACTTGACGGACCCTTCTGGAAAGTGAGGGTCTCAAATCCGGTGCTGTTGATCACAATTTGAGAGGACAAGAGAGCCGCTAAAGAGAGGTGGCAGCCACTAAAGAGACCGTTTTAAATGAGTGCCAACCTTGTGCCCAACAGCTTTAAGTGGGCATGGTGTCACGGTACACACAAAATGTGTGGTCTTGGGTTCAAATTTAATTTGTATTCCTCATTGGTGCATAACCTAATTGTCAACTTAAACTGAACTGCCAGTGTAATGCCCTGTGAGGTGGCAGGCACTATATATAACACACCAAGGGGCAGAACAGCAAGTGAAAGACAAAAGCCGAGAGACCACCGGACTCACCCAGAATACCAAGTTGAAGGTGATGAGCAGGAACGTCACGCAGCCCTCTTTACCCATCGTGTGTCCTGCATAAAACATACAAGGGTGGTGCTGTTAGCTTTGAGGGCACAGGGCACACCCCACAACCCTTTATGCCCAGTTATCAGTCTCgccctttaattattaacacttTATTACCTTCCACGTACACCGACCGACTCTCTGCGTACGAGCTCACcgtgtaaggcgctatattgaTAGAAGCCTTTCTCTTTCGTAGAAATGGCGCTGGGGTTCCACTCCGAATGCTTGCACCCCCTGAGAGCCCCCAGTGCGCCACCTCGTTGATATTCTCCGTTGAAGGCTTCAGAGTCACCAAAAAAAAAGACGAAAGAAAATCGAACGACGATTCGAGTCGAGTGTAAAAGCCGTTCAAGTGCGCCTTACCTGTGAAGTGTGCGCTGAGCCAGAGGGTCCAAGGGGTCCAGCCAGGTACTTCGTGTGTGTCCGCCACCTCCGCCTCGGCACTTTTGATTGTCACGCAAACGAGCGACAATAAAGAAGAGCTTGAGATGCAAAGCAGCGGCGCGGAGTTGACGACCCACTGCTTTACATGAAAGCGCAGATAAGCCGCTCGGCGTTTGTGTCGCGTGTCCCTTGACAAGGACTCGATTGTCCAGGTGATGCCACCTGCGGCGTTATCTTCTGTACATGATACTCAGCTTCCGTGACGAATTAAAAACTGTAATAAGGGCGACAATGCATTGCGATCTacaaaggaggaggaggaagaggaggttgGGAATGTGCACTGATacaaaggcgctacataaaatTCCAAGTGCCTCATCTCCCTCGACTGTCCCATCAGTGACCTGACACGAGCGCTCCGATCACACACAGACGGCGGCGCGCAGGGACTTGTGCACGCGCGTTTCCATCTGGACGCGAGCCTGCGCCGCGCGTGCTGGTGGCTTTTTTGCCATCAATCGTTCGCCTTCAGTTGGTCGATGCGGACTTTGATTGGCAGCGGAACCGTCCAGTCCAAGAGTGCTGCTCATCAACGTGTCGTCAGCTGCAAGAACAATGTCGTCAAAGTTTGTGTCTGCGGCGGCAGGATGGAGGAAGACAAACGTTCATCAGGGCCACCAAGAGAAGCGGGCAGTGATGGGAAACCATTCTTGTCGAGCTAATGGGATGGCTAACCGCCACCTAATTGTGGGGATGAGTGCAGTGCAGCCATTATAGGCGTTGATGTCCGTTAAAGTCCTCGGTCCCGTCCAAGTGGCCGTTGCAATGGACGGAGCCGTTATCTCGACACTGAGTGGCTGGACAACCCAGACCGCTTGTGCACGGCGGAGTGAAGTCTTTTGGATGATAGGACAAGTTGGCCCACGAACCTTCTAGAAAGTCCTGGGATTTTTATTGAAACTGCGGAATTTATCGCCAGGCAGGGATCCTGGTGCTTGTGAAGTCATTGGCTCGTGGTGATGAGTTATGCAGTTCGCTGGCGGGACCAGGGATTGGGCGTGGCCAGATGGCAGACCCCTCTGATACTGGGGTGTCACTATAATTTGCATGGGTTTTAGTCCACCCCCCGACACCCTGGTAATTTTCTCGTGCAGTCTTACTACTCAGATTAAAACCTTTGCGATTGTCCTTTCAAATTTGGGGGACCCCCTTGAAAGTTTCACGCGAGTCGTTCATGTGTGTTAAACCGTCCGTTCACCAAAGATCAGGGGCTACATTGCATACGATGGGCAAGAAAATCACCAGCGGGAATACCCAGGATTGAAAGATCAGGGGCAGGGCGCCAGAGATAAGGGGCAAAAATCCCTAATGCCACCCCCATTCTCGGTGTTAGTGATGCGAGGACACGTGCAGtggcatttttggcatgaaaGTTCCGGTTGGGAGGTCATATGGAgcctgggccggttctagacaggcatatatgagggggcagacagaaatgtgaagggggcacatggtggcgacggaggtggaaaaggggtggggtggtgggggtgggggtgctctggattactgtttttgtcatgtcattggattgcacttcgtcaggcctctaccctaagacctgtccatcttgggtgtcccacctgaaatctaagcttctgctggtgtagctcttagggtcactgaggcacgcaaaccccctgaccacgataaggtggcaatccctcaggagcaaaactgaaaaataaaacaacaaaaaataaaataaaatattcctcatcagattataacaactaaaaacatgacatttaccttaattggatggcctaattctcaaatatatttgcaaaataaggtaagaataaaataagacctctcaatataaccaatatttacaaaactaaaatgggttggcatagtaattaaaaaaaaaaaatcaccgtgtcttttcctacaattctcaaactaatttgtagaacacaacagattcagaagagaacatttgaactttttatcttgttttcagcttgtttgatttgtaagccactgaactctctgtttgtaacTCAGCAGCTCCGCTCTccttctcctcaatccactctacaaccacagtctcctgtttccaaattcatcatatccaagttatttgctatggacttctcatgggccaagatcaccaaattcctctttcttttgtgtaacatggtgtgacgataggggttaggacccgtgacaaagtggagaaggaactctcacacgatgctgaagacacaccaattaccagggctgttacatacaatttatgcaactcaggaaaggcttccttgtactcctgcaggagtttacacacagtggacaggtctgtttcctttgaacattttttgagcagcatctgttttgccacaagaacttcattttcagatttacaacatctgctacagtgccagccatcacagccagagggtgcaacagggtgggatctagaaaagtgctagatttgggtgcaagactagatatggctctcatcaggtcaatattcttgtgtgaaaatctagtttccatttctgaaatggccctgtcaaggatgttgagcagggatcttttcagagactgatggggtgaaaatggtagggtcaccagagtctgtatggcccaaagttgagagcacaacactttgacccaggtgtttgctcattgttctccttctctttgttggatgtgactcatcctcagcaggagatgacactccccaacagtcatcctcccAGAtggtttttaaggagtccagtgctgcactaacaacctcagaagcactgcacagatcaactgactgagactgtagaatagcatttgctggtttcaagacaccaagcaccgcactaggaactttccaatctcaaagaagtgatgcctcttaatttggcatagcaggcctgatgcctcggtgcacaggtcaactgcagcatcatcatcctctgtcatctcagataggatactaaggatttgttcttgattgtccacagtgcaccttgtcacctcacctcatagtggcttgtccatctgatctcaagcagcctttttagacaaggtgcatcatgtttattgagcacatagtggtggtgaaaaaagttgtagagtgaactcgataggctaaaaaatgattttgcacacggctcactctgcatggcatgcacagccactaagtgcagttggtggttgtagcagtggatgtatgggacacatctgtcaagcctcttttggagcagagcttgtactccacctctaaccccatcataacactggctcagtattctgtcagcactgtagccagcatcacaaaggtgtaacaggatctcaCAGGTGATGGGCTCTGCGTCAacttgttgcaagtcaagcaacccaataagatgctcctctggcatggaattactgacaaaccgtattatcacagactaATGtcccacattgcacctatccctggccccatcacttttgaggcaaaaccctgcagaatcagcactttcatatttttttcctgacctctccaagcaccatgtcagccagtgtttggataatttcattttggatattcttagatgtgtattttccatttttttgggatacccttagaaatgcttgctagcttctcatccttctctaaggtatattccatcagttttagaaaaatacctgaagcaccAGCCTTTACcagccaacattgaatccactgcCCCCTGtgacctctctgcttttatgctcagtccagatggttgaagcatgcactgGACACATGTGGCTGGACACAtatctctgtagccccttgtctcgatcaagtgctgctttccagttgttaaaaccagttaaggtaaaaactacatccctctcattaacagtgctgccatattttcgacaggggaaacagaaacatgcatcccgcacaacagagtactccagccatggtcgtgtgcggtaccaggcaggattgaatgatcttaatgttgtaccaccaaatacacgtttggggtaactacccagtattggctgggatggcgtattgccatttaagtcactgggtagctgagcgggttgttttggggcagcaattgttggcagaggtacaggagaagcagtgcctgttgatgccacaggagtagacatgccagctgatgtctctgatgtaccagcagcagcatcattgctactgctattggtgcAGGCAGGggcagcgccacactttttaaaagcttggaaaaaaggatgcatctcacagcattaactttccctttgtgagctgctggaagctggggaggaaagtgaataatctttactaaaatcgctgggattacatcagtatatgaaacgagaaaactgttgagtgcagactatctatctatctatctatctatctatctatctatctatctatctatctatctatctatctagttgaaagctggggcggggctttgtgtcggggtctgacagacagacgcaggtcctccagtcggctcatTTTactctgccctgcctactgagaaacctgacaccgggtcatttgcatactaacagtgattggatgtttagctgagGAGAGGGTGAGTAGGGGGATCTCTGCCGAGTTCTGTGTGAGCCTGCGGACAAAaaaagcacggagggaaagagcgaacaagaggtgaaacctgtcatctcatttgtgccttttccagtggatttttcagctactgtagtaaatattgtccatattcagtttgtggccaatctattattttctttctaaacctctaaaagtttgatttaagggggcattgccccctcttgccccagtgtAGAGCCGGGCCCGTATGGAGCTGGGAGGGTCGCAGCCGCAAGGGGGCGTGGCCTGTCAGGAAGAAGGGGCGGGGCATCCCAAAAGCCGCACAGATAGCTCAGTGTGTTCgagtgtgaatgtgagtgtgagagACGATGAATCCCTTTAGGAGCAGAATTAGGGAGATCCGCTCCTCTGTGGCTACTGGCGAGTCTCCTGGGTCATGGTGGCAAGGTGGGTCCACACTGATTGACTTTGGACCCCAAGTGACTGGCATGAATGTGCGAGCAGAGGACACAGCAGAGGAAAGATCATCGATCTGCATGTAAGGAGGCTCACGTGAGGGGGCGACATGGAGCTTCACAGGGTGTAAGGCTGGCAGCACCAATGAGGATGAAATGTCACCCAAATAGTGAAGTGAAAAACCCACCAAATGAGCACCACCACCGAAGGTCCGAATTAAAGGTGAGCTCAACGTCAACATGGGACACGCAACACGaaaagcagaaatgcaaatgAATTGTCTGAAATGCCCCTTTCTTCGTCAGAGGGCGAAGTGCTAAATGGCATTGCAGATAAGAAACGCACGTGACTCGTGACGACGTTCGAGGTGGCACCCTTCAAATTGTGTCACAAAACACCAACCAAAGGGCCCACTGAGGGGCTCAGCGTTCAACCCGAGGCAACACCTGTGCACACCTGGGCAAAAGTATGAAGAGAACACTGAGGATCCAGGAGCTGGCAGCACAAAAAGAAACCTTTCTACATAAGAAATTGCGCTGGGCACggcatgcaaaataaaaatacaaaaattataataataacgtcGATATGACAGCTCACCTGAGTTCGCGGTTAACATTTTAACAAGACGGTCAGTTATTGAGGCGACGGCTCATTTATACACAACAGCGCCATCTGCTGGGGAACGAGAGCACTGCCCATTTCTTAATATAAAGATGACACTGACACGTCCCTGTGCATTCTGGTACAGTAGGTGGCGCTATGTGCCTTACATGGTAAAGAATAAATACTGGCATTATGGTGCATACATTTAtgtacttaaatatataaaatgagtcAGAAAAATAACCCTACACATCAAACGGCATGTCATCCTTAAATGACAAGGGTCTGCCATCTGGCTCATGTATAGCAAGAGGTACACTCAGGCTCACTGGGCACAGCCCTGGCTCTAAAGTGCACTTCAATCCAGGGGTCATGCCCTTGGTTGCTCCATCCTCTAGAGGTCAAGTCTATCTCGCCTGATAGAGATCACACCTGACTCACCTGTCACTGGTCACACCTGTCTTTGCTGTCATTGGTTACTCCTGTCTCACTTGTCATTGGTTATTCCTGGCTCACCTGTCAGAGGTCACATCTGGCTCAGCTGTCATTGGTCATTCCTGGCTCCCTTGTCATTGGACAAACATATCTCATCTGTCACACCTGTCTCACCTGTTATTGGATGCTCTGGACTCAAACCTGGCTTATCTTTCATTAGCTGCACCTGTCTCATCTGTCATAGGTCACATCAGTCACACCTGTCACAGGCCACATCTGCCTGAGGTCACACCTGTCACTGGTCACTGCTGTCTCCCCTGTCAGAGGTCACACTTTCCTCACCTGTCACAAACCACACCTGTCACAGGCCATACCTGCCTGAGGTCACAATTGTCAATGACCACACCTACCTCACCTGCCTGAGGTCACACCTGTCACTGGTCACATCTGCCTGAGGTCACACCTGTCATACCTGCTTGAGGTCACACCTGTCACTGGTCACATCTGCCTGAAATCACACCTGTCACTGGTCACACCTGTCATACCTGCCTGAGT comes from Polypterus senegalus isolate Bchr_013 chromosome 17, ASM1683550v1, whole genome shotgun sequence and encodes:
- the LOC120517748 gene encoding CD63 antigen-like gives rise to the protein MGKEGCVTFLLITFNLVFWASGVALIVIGAVSHVSYGHYTDFTGSGLSHAAIVLIVVGLVVAIISFLGCFGTWKKEVHVLQWFTALLILVLVVELLAGIVLYALRSKVEQKLRKQARQVIREYSASLWDLIDDIQFKFHCCGADNYTDWFASPGWRNNGSVPDSCCLEWKENCGRNTTERDIYQQGCVDAFKGFLKKNLAWVTVACTALALFEILGAVLGCLAFSTRSSYQHMK